A portion of the Streptomyces platensis genome contains these proteins:
- a CDS encoding M20/M25/M40 family metallo-hydrolase: MPVLFFDIGETLADASIGADGSLTLHPRPRVFEVLDAVAGLRKGIISNPGPGEAARARAAAALQAAFAGRFTDESLLHWGAKTARGIFDDAVASAGVPAADCVFVGEAPEERTIAREAGMRAAAHPVFALAVVEGRPVFWARIEVPAGRSLTDLEALANAAEVVPVHVASPHLVLVMASARGVHALEQGGFPADLRGQVAETTAFLMRDDRPVSLPEAFTDVSATAKETAEATVRAAAAFGFLASALDEPEPSIVPLGPAPGGVYIAAAAGTPVEDLHPAEAKPGHTERLLPDPALLSRPREAQVRGFAEEFANGVPSPETVAAVRAAITPAALRGHVARISGVDPLVEGEPLTVRSRDASSPDNPLVVSALARRLHDLGLTVRRHEFSWHGRRLSNVEAEFPVAGADSAVLVTAHLDSTASRGEFFDSSGRPRPYDSVHDPAPGADDDGSGTAAVLAAAECLTAMIADGRAPARTLRFVLFNAEEQGMVGSKAYARAAAAAGDRIVGVFQMDMIAGFRGGTRTMEIHTGSSVPGPVVGASDALGGLVAQAAPALAADFSLQSLAGAGDPAVGRSDHASFHERGWAAAAVCENFFDDTAPATGTRQYHMPGDTLLDEDHDTDYAAGIARTVAAAALTLAGL, from the coding sequence ATGCCCGTGCTGTTCTTCGATATCGGTGAAACGCTCGCGGATGCGAGCATCGGGGCCGACGGCTCCCTGACTCTCCACCCGAGGCCCCGCGTTTTCGAAGTCCTCGATGCCGTGGCGGGCCTCCGCAAAGGCATTATTTCGAATCCGGGGCCCGGGGAGGCCGCACGTGCCCGCGCGGCAGCGGCCTTGCAGGCGGCCTTCGCGGGACGCTTTACGGACGAGAGTCTGCTGCACTGGGGCGCGAAGACCGCTCGCGGGATCTTCGACGACGCGGTGGCGAGCGCGGGCGTCCCGGCCGCCGACTGCGTCTTCGTGGGCGAAGCTCCCGAGGAGCGCACAATCGCCCGCGAAGCCGGGATGCGGGCCGCCGCCCACCCGGTTTTCGCACTCGCCGTCGTCGAGGGCCGCCCGGTGTTCTGGGCGAGAATCGAGGTACCGGCCGGCCGGAGTCTGACCGACCTGGAGGCGCTCGCGAATGCCGCCGAAGTCGTGCCGGTCCATGTGGCGTCACCCCACCTCGTCCTCGTCATGGCGAGCGCGCGCGGGGTGCACGCGCTGGAGCAGGGCGGCTTCCCGGCCGATCTCCGGGGTCAGGTGGCGGAGACCACGGCCTTTCTGATGCGTGACGACCGCCCGGTCTCCCTCCCGGAGGCGTTCACGGACGTCTCGGCCACCGCCAAGGAAACGGCGGAAGCCACCGTGCGCGCCGCTGCGGCGTTCGGCTTCCTCGCGAGCGCCCTCGACGAGCCGGAACCGTCCATCGTCCCGCTCGGCCCCGCCCCGGGGGGCGTCTATATCGCCGCCGCGGCCGGCACGCCCGTCGAAGACCTGCACCCCGCGGAGGCGAAACCCGGCCACACCGAGCGGCTGCTTCCCGACCCGGCCCTTCTCTCCCGGCCGAGGGAGGCGCAAGTCCGGGGATTCGCCGAGGAGTTCGCGAACGGGGTGCCCTCTCCGGAGACCGTTGCCGCGGTCCGCGCGGCCATCACCCCCGCGGCCCTGCGCGGTCACGTCGCCCGTATCTCCGGCGTCGACCCGCTCGTCGAGGGCGAACCGCTGACGGTACGCAGCCGCGACGCGTCGAGTCCGGACAACCCCCTCGTCGTCAGCGCACTCGCCCGCCGGCTCCATGACCTCGGCCTCACGGTCCGACGGCATGAGTTCTCCTGGCACGGGCGCCGGCTCTCCAACGTCGAGGCGGAGTTCCCCGTCGCGGGAGCGGACTCCGCCGTACTCGTCACCGCACATCTCGATTCGACCGCGTCCAGGGGCGAGTTCTTCGACAGCAGCGGCCGGCCGCGCCCCTACGACTCCGTCCACGACCCGGCTCCCGGCGCCGACGACGACGGGAGCGGTACGGCCGCGGTCCTGGCCGCGGCCGAGTGCCTGACCGCGATGATCGCCGACGGCAGAGCCCCGGCGCGGACGCTGCGCTTCGTCCTCTTCAACGCCGAGGAGCAGGGCATGGTCGGCAGCAAGGCCTATGCGCGGGCCGCGGCCGCGGCCGGGGACCGGATCGTCGGCGTGTTCCAGATGGACATGATCGCGGGCTTCCGGGGCGGTACCCGCACGATGGAGATCCACACCGGCTCGTCGGTCCCCGGCCCGGTTGTGGGCGCCTCCGACGCGCTCGGCGGACTCGTCGCCCAGGCCGCCCCGGCGCTCGCAGCCGACTTCTCGCTCCAGTCCCTCGCGGGGGCCGGCGACCCCGCCGTCGGACGGAGCGATCACGCGAGCTTCCATGAACGCGGTTGGGCAGCCGCCGCCGTCTGCGAGAACTTCTTCGACGACACGGCGCCCGCGACCGGCACCCGGCAGTACCACATGCCGGGCGACACCCTCCTCGACGAGGACCACGACACGGACTACGCCGCCGGGATCGCCCGCACGGTCGCGGCGGCGGCACTCACGCTCGCGGGCCTCTGA
- a CDS encoding M36 family metallopeptidase gives MSVMIDKRNKTYDRLANVAEADAFLDHTERVAAEVDHTLAADRSKVNRFTGHLTELRVAGAPAITGLEESVPIPDTGYIAQAKQYVASVAEAIGFAAGEPAEFEADPNVVTTSEGLRVVSLQQVLNGIEVWAMAPKVWLHEDGTVDRVIGDTVSAPANLPSKPTVPAEVALRVAAAKAAEPTTLRGVFGDDELPRLDISAGFERLSHQARNDQPMTFGKGPFEEAIPARLVYLYMGDDARLTWMFTFSREKLAAQYHAFVEADDRTQNPDEPEILYFYDTVRHAVAGRVFRRNPAESTFDTVPFPLPTDDYPTAVPSGLPAGFPLPWAETHHGKVSTEGNNVRALNGTTRRPVEIIVDEAGNGLFDPEEDSPEQFVTNIFYFCNHAHDLFMMLGFTEDQGNFQTTNITGLGQGADPVRALAHPGAVQGTANMATRADGLEAVMNMGLVTGTGRHTADDYDVVLHEFCHGVSNRLVGGLFDANGLEEEQSVAMGEGWGDYFALTTRNFSNPQERSVVGNWVVNQSKGIRQRPYDSDYPGAFGDIGKGPGEVAGAGNGDLTYQEVHDVGEIWCAALMELTRKVTTALNNKERGYQVTWQAVVDGMKLTPKNPSFLVARDAILRAFKAMKGSLLTSAEYTSVRKAAWQAFARFEMGFDAFCPNATFTGCRGGTAMPPAGHED, from the coding sequence ATGAGCGTAATGATCGACAAGCGGAACAAGACCTACGACCGCTTGGCCAATGTCGCCGAAGCCGACGCCTTCCTCGACCACACCGAACGCGTGGCCGCAGAGGTCGACCACACCCTCGCGGCGGACCGCAGCAAGGTGAACCGCTTCACCGGCCATCTGACGGAGCTACGGGTGGCCGGTGCTCCCGCCATCACCGGCCTGGAGGAGTCGGTGCCGATACCCGACACCGGCTATATCGCCCAGGCCAAGCAGTACGTCGCCTCGGTCGCCGAGGCGATCGGCTTCGCGGCCGGTGAGCCGGCGGAGTTCGAGGCCGACCCCAATGTGGTGACGACCAGCGAAGGCCTGCGCGTCGTGAGCCTCCAGCAGGTGCTCAACGGCATCGAGGTGTGGGCCATGGCACCGAAGGTGTGGCTGCACGAGGACGGCACGGTCGACCGGGTCATCGGCGACACGGTGAGCGCACCGGCGAACCTGCCGTCCAAGCCGACCGTCCCGGCCGAAGTGGCACTCCGGGTGGCGGCCGCGAAGGCCGCCGAGCCGACCACGCTCCGCGGAGTCTTCGGCGACGACGAACTCCCGCGGCTCGACATATCGGCCGGCTTCGAGCGGCTGTCGCACCAGGCGCGGAACGACCAGCCGATGACGTTCGGCAAGGGACCGTTCGAGGAAGCCATCCCGGCCCGGCTCGTCTACCTGTACATGGGCGACGATGCCCGCCTCACCTGGATGTTCACCTTCTCACGGGAGAAACTGGCCGCTCAGTACCACGCCTTTGTCGAGGCCGACGACCGGACGCAGAACCCGGACGAGCCCGAGATCCTCTACTTCTACGACACGGTCCGGCACGCGGTCGCCGGACGGGTCTTCCGGCGCAACCCGGCCGAAAGCACCTTTGACACCGTCCCCTTCCCGCTGCCGACGGACGACTACCCGACCGCGGTCCCCAGCGGACTGCCCGCCGGCTTCCCACTGCCCTGGGCGGAGACGCACCACGGGAAGGTCTCGACCGAGGGCAACAACGTCCGCGCGCTCAACGGGACGACCCGCCGCCCCGTCGAGATCATCGTCGATGAGGCGGGCAACGGCCTCTTCGACCCCGAAGAAGACAGTCCCGAGCAATTCGTGACCAACATCTTCTACTTCTGCAATCACGCCCACGACCTCTTCATGATGCTCGGCTTCACGGAGGACCAGGGCAACTTCCAGACCACGAACATCACGGGCCTGGGACAGGGAGCGGACCCGGTCCGGGCCCTCGCGCACCCCGGGGCGGTGCAGGGGACGGCCAACATGGCCACCCGGGCCGACGGCCTGGAAGCCGTGATGAACATGGGCCTGGTCACCGGCACCGGCCGCCACACGGCCGACGACTACGATGTCGTTCTCCACGAGTTCTGCCACGGGGTGTCGAACCGCCTTGTCGGGGGCCTGTTCGACGCGAACGGACTGGAGGAGGAGCAGTCGGTCGCGATGGGCGAGGGCTGGGGCGACTACTTCGCCCTGACCACCAGGAACTTCTCCAACCCCCAGGAGCGCTCCGTAGTGGGCAACTGGGTCGTCAACCAGTCGAAGGGCATCCGGCAACGGCCCTACGACTCGGACTACCCCGGCGCCTTCGGAGACATCGGCAAGGGGCCGGGCGAAGTCGCGGGCGCCGGCAACGGTGATCTGACCTACCAGGAAGTCCATGACGTCGGTGAGATCTGGTGCGCGGCACTCATGGAACTGACCCGCAAGGTCACCACCGCGCTCAACAACAAGGAGCGGGGCTACCAGGTGACGTGGCAGGCGGTCGTCGACGGTATGAAGCTCACACCGAAGAACCCCTCCTTCCTCGTCGCACGCGACGCCATC